The Carnobacterium sp. 17-4 genome has a window encoding:
- the tig gene encoding trigger factor — translation MTAKWEKKGTNDGVLTFEISEEKIKEGLDTAFNKVKSTLSVPGFRKGKVPRTIFNKQYGEEALYEDALNAVLPEAYDAAVAEAGLDPVAQPKIDVKSMEKGEAWVVEAEVTVKPEVELGEYKGLTVEKQDREVTGEDVEKNIEEKRAAQAELVLKEDAAVEGDTVVIDYEGFKDGVAFEGGKGENHSLELGSNSFIPGFEEKLVGVKAEDELDVDLTFPEDYHAEDLKGASVTFKVKVHEVKAKELPALDDEFAKDVDEEVETLAELKEKIKTQLTEAKNASADEAVEESAIRQAVDNAKIEDLPWAMVHDEVHRQMDVFLNDMQRQGVSPEMYYQITGTTEKDLHKQMEADADLRTRTNLVLEAIVEAESFETTEEEVNEEIKNLGEQYGMDEKAVRAALTPEMLKHDIAMKKAIDLITETAEEK, via the coding sequence ATGACTGCAAAATGGGAAAAAAAAGGCACAAATGATGGTGTCTTAACATTTGAAATTTCAGAAGAAAAAATTAAAGAAGGTTTAGATACAGCTTTCAACAAAGTGAAATCTACCTTAAGTGTACCAGGGTTCCGTAAAGGGAAGGTTCCTCGTACAATCTTTAACAAACAATACGGAGAAGAAGCTTTGTATGAAGATGCTTTAAATGCTGTATTGCCTGAAGCATATGATGCTGCAGTAGCAGAAGCTGGTCTTGATCCAGTTGCACAACCAAAAATCGATGTTAAATCTATGGAAAAAGGCGAAGCTTGGGTTGTCGAAGCTGAAGTTACTGTAAAACCTGAAGTTGAATTAGGGGAATACAAAGGCCTAACAGTTGAAAAACAAGACCGTGAAGTAACAGGTGAAGACGTTGAAAAAAATATTGAAGAAAAACGTGCTGCACAAGCTGAACTAGTATTGAAAGAAGATGCTGCAGTTGAAGGCGATACTGTTGTTATCGATTATGAAGGATTTAAAGACGGCGTTGCTTTCGAAGGCGGCAAAGGCGAAAATCATTCATTAGAATTAGGTTCAAACTCATTCATTCCAGGTTTTGAAGAAAAACTTGTAGGTGTTAAAGCTGAAGATGAATTAGATGTTGACTTAACTTTCCCTGAAGACTACCATGCTGAAGATTTAAAAGGTGCTTCTGTAACATTTAAAGTTAAAGTACACGAAGTTAAAGCAAAAGAATTACCAGCTTTAGATGATGAATTTGCTAAAGATGTTGATGAAGAAGTTGAAACATTAGCAGAATTAAAAGAAAAAATCAAAACTCAATTAACAGAAGCTAAAAATGCATCTGCTGATGAAGCAGTTGAAGAATCAGCTATTCGTCAAGCAGTAGACAATGCTAAAATTGAAGATCTTCCATGGGCAATGGTTCATGACGAAGTTCACCGTCAAATGGATGTCTTCTTAAACGATATGCAACGTCAAGGTGTTTCTCCTGAAATGTACTACCAAATTACTGGTACGACAGAAAAAGATCTACACAAACAAATGGAAGCTGATGCTGATTTAAGAACTCGTACTAACTTAGTTCTTGAAGCAATCGTTGAAGCAGAATCTTTTGAAACAACTGAAGAAGAAGTAAACGAAGAAATCAAAAACTTGGGCGAACAATATGGTATGGATGAAAAAGCTGTCCGTGCTGCATTGACTCCTGAAATGTTGAAACACGATATTGCAATGAAAAAAGCTATTGATCTAATTACTGAAACAGCTGAAGAAAAATAA
- a CDS encoding hydrolase: protein MGETVPFPKNYDWYKKEAMEYFLSGRMEEAIPFFEEAYRLEQDELLNTNYTTALYQVGDYQKAKEIADDKYSFYEQEESLALFYTAILIKCHLFLQAEQAIVFRKKKFPLTETSEENWSAVQELLEEEQTKIELEKQKKVDYLLKESYSLGNKSFTEQSAIMKELEEIPSEPFIQAVKPILSNPYVNGIIKATAIERLAIEKVSGEFDIYWMKEKKVIQPTLLTSIKNHTIVQEVLSLLSERVEQNDPTLYQAMVQEVSLHFFVLYPFIDDVITSPVEWVELYQKRYDNSFAETNESSLDSKKMEVWMQRIDQELIDLV from the coding sequence ATGGGAGAAACAGTACCCTTTCCAAAGAATTACGACTGGTATAAAAAAGAAGCGATGGAATATTTTTTATCAGGAAGAATGGAAGAAGCTATCCCGTTTTTCGAGGAAGCTTATCGGTTAGAACAAGATGAGTTATTAAATACAAATTATACAACTGCGTTATATCAAGTTGGAGATTATCAAAAAGCCAAAGAGATAGCAGATGATAAATATTCTTTTTATGAACAAGAAGAGTCGTTGGCTCTTTTTTATACAGCCATTTTAATAAAATGTCATCTGTTTCTCCAAGCAGAACAAGCCATTGTGTTTCGAAAGAAAAAATTTCCATTAACCGAAACTTCTGAAGAAAATTGGTCAGCTGTTCAAGAATTGTTAGAAGAAGAACAAACAAAAATTGAACTTGAGAAACAAAAAAAGGTCGACTATTTGCTAAAAGAATCTTACTCGCTAGGGAATAAATCTTTTACAGAACAATCTGCTATTATGAAAGAATTAGAAGAGATTCCATCAGAACCGTTTATCCAAGCTGTAAAACCAATATTATCTAATCCTTATGTGAATGGCATTATTAAGGCGACCGCAATAGAACGGTTAGCCATTGAAAAAGTATCAGGAGAATTTGATATTTACTGGATGAAAGAAAAAAAAGTTATCCAACCAACTTTATTGACTTCAATCAAGAATCATACGATTGTTCAAGAAGTGTTGTCGCTATTATCTGAGCGTGTTGAACAAAATGATCCGACTCTTTATCAAGCTATGGTCCAAGAAGTATCGCTTCATTTCTTTGTACTGTACCCTTTTATAGATGACGTGATCACCTCTCCAGTAGAATGGGTTGAACTGTATCAAAAACGCTACGACAATTCTTTTGCAGAAACGAATGAATCTAGTTTGGATAGTAAAAAGATGGAAGTCTGGATGCAAAGGATTGACCAAGAATTAATAGATTTAGTTTAA